In Perca fluviatilis chromosome 11, GENO_Pfluv_1.0, whole genome shotgun sequence, the following proteins share a genomic window:
- the rab36 gene encoding ras-related protein Rab-36 isoform X2 has protein sequence MQDNRNRMIPFPPPISRDRVIWEFPKWYTPNASLQLKKDWDIQAKAACKDGADRHQPWDRQKMSKVVVVGDLNVGKTCLINRFCKDVFERDYKATIGVDFEIERFEISGVPFSLQIWDTAGQEKFKCIASAYYRGAQVIITVFDMADIKSLEHTRQWLEEAMSENEPDSCFIFLVGTKSDLLPLEERQRTEKDAIQMATEMHAEFWAVSAKTGENVQAFFFRVAALAFEKCVLKDMENGVPASIGRGNSIKSDRVNLDEAAPQDTKRSCC, from the exons TGGTACACGCCTAATGCCTCTCTGCAGCTGAAGAAAGACTGGGACATTCAGGCTAAAGCAGCCTGTAAAGATGGAGCCGACAGGCATCAGCC GTGGGACCGACAGAAAATGTCAAAAGTGGTGGTTGTTGGAGACCTTAATGTGGGGAAGACCTGCCTCATTAATAG GTTTTGTaaagatgtatttgaaagagaCTACAAGGCCACCATAGGTGTAGACTTTGAGATTGAGAGGTTTGAGATATCTGGAGTACCTTTCTCCCTTCAGAT ttGGGATACTGCTGGCCAGGAAAAATTCAAATGCATCGCTTCTGCATACTACAGGGGTGCTCAGG TCATAATCACTGTCTTTGACATGGCAGACATTAAGTCTCTAGAGCATACACG GCAATGGTTAGAGGAGGCCATGAGCGAAAATGAGCCTGACTCCTGTTTTATCTTCTTGGTTGGCACTAAGAGTGACCTGCTg CCCTTAGAAGaaagacagaggacagaaaaagaTGCCATCCAGATGGCAACAGAAATGCATGCAGAGTTTTGGGCTGTTTCAGCTAAAACGG GGGAGAACGTGCAGGCGTTTTTCTTCAGAGTGGCAGCTTTGGCCTTCGAGAAGTGCGTACTGAAGGACATGGAGAATGGGGTCCCTGCTAGTATCGGACGTGGAAATAGCATCA AATCTGATCGTGTCAACCTGGATGAGGCCGCGCCCCAAGACACGAAGAGAAGCTGCTGCTGA